The Humulus lupulus chromosome 4, drHumLupu1.1, whole genome shotgun sequence genome has a window encoding:
- the LOC133831669 gene encoding uncharacterized protein LOC133831669 isoform X2, translated as MEDEQWEALDVDDSEVPFLRPCKRQSLSVLSHPNPSSSPAPFLIPGPAGAVQSAMQRKARGDGLFYGAARDEDSIPTQEYIKRVLENGDVRDDDDFRANPWLSALDFLRTNGMVDDNCTIPGTPLSSIKNGFHNDRVARVVAIVKSCTPNGLGGLMVTLKDPTGTIGASIHRKVLSEGEFGKNISIGTVLILQKVAVFAPLRSAFYLNITLNNVIKVISKDSGPPIEQNYAPSLRYAAENSESNETSHIAEPVISQKRTKGIMNNLMKNFEIRGSLNKSRVVDLPENSSFSNEGCRDSTGSAEKESLFMGRVVANGSTNTTVLGSTLSNDEVMVTDEQPSDCEPSEADYLSRCTKTATTITLENLVEVPGDREPDVEFGSKEPKELTVSGIPIPDWTDEQLDLLSAFDD; from the exons ATGGAAGATGAACAGTGGGAAGCTCTAGACGTAGACGACTCCGAAGTTCCCTTTCTCAGACCTTGCAAGCGCCAAAGCCTCTCTGTTCTCTCTCACCCCAACCCCTCTTCTTCTCCGGCGCCGTTCCTCATTCCTGGCCCCGCCGGAGCCGTACAATCCGCCATGCAACGGAAAGCTCGAGGGGACGGTTTATTCTACGGTGCCGCACGCGATGAGGATTCTATCCCCACTCAGGAGTATATTAAGAGGGTTCTTGAAAATGGCGATGTTCGTGATGACGATGATTTCAGGGCTAATCCATGGCTTTCCGCTTTGGATTTTCTGCGAACAAATG gTATGGTGGATGATAATTGTACAATTCCTGGAACGCCTTTGAGTTCTATCAAGAATGGGTTTCATAATGACAGAGTAGCTCGG GTTGTTGCTATAGTCAAGTCATGTACTCCAAATGGTCTTGGTGGTTTGATGGTAACTCTTAAG GATCCTACAGGTACAATAGGAGCTAGCATCCACCGCAAAGTTCTTTCGGAAGGAGAGTTTGGGAAGAACATATCCATTGGTACCGTTTTGATTCTCCAAAAG GTAGCTGTGTTCGCTCCTTTACGCTCTGCATTCTATCTCAATATTACCTTGAATAATGTGATCAAG GTCATTTCAAAGGATAGTGGCCCTCCCATTGAACAGAATTATGCTCCGTCATTGAGATATGCTGCAGAAAATTCAG AGAGCAATGAAACATCACATATAGCTGAACCAGTGATTTCACAGAAGAGAACTAAAGGAATTATGAATAATCTGATGAAAAACTTTGAGATAAGAGGAAGTCTGAATAAGAGCAGAGTAGTAGATCTTCCAGAGAACAGCAGCTTTAGCAATGAAGGCTGCAGAGACTCAACTGGTAGTGCCGAGAAAGAATCGTTATTCATGGGACGAGTCGTGGCTAATGGAAGCACAAACACTACGGTTTTAGGCAGTACACTTTCTAACGACGAAGTGATGGTGACAGATGAACAGCCTAGCGACTGCGAACCATCTGAAGCAGACTATTTATCGCGCTGCACCAAAACCGCAACCACAATTACTTTAGAAAACTTGGTTGAAGTCCCTGGTGACAGAGAACCTGATGTGGAATTTGGTAGTAAAGAACCAAAAGAGCTGACGGTTTCAGGAATCCCAATCCCAGATTGGACAGATGAGCAGCTGGATTTGCTTTCCGCATTTGATGATTGA
- the LOC133831669 gene encoding uncharacterized protein LOC133831669 isoform X1, giving the protein MEDEQWEALDVDDSEVPFLRPCKRQSLSVLSHPNPSSSPAPFLIPGPAGAVQSAMQRKARGDGLFYGAARDEDSIPTQEYIKRVLENGDVRDDDDFRANPWLSALDFLRTNGMVDDNCTIPGTPLSSIKNGFHNDRVARVVAIVKSCTPNGLGGLMVTLKDPTGTIGASIHRKVLSEGEFGKNISIGTVLILQKVAVFAPLRSAFYLNITLNNVIKVISKDSGPPIEQNYAPSLRYAAENSESNETSHIAEPVISQKRTKGIMNNLMKNFEIRGSLNKSRVVDLPENSSFSNEGCRDSTGSAEKESLFMGRVVANGSTNTTVLGSTLSNDEVMVTDEQPSDCEPSEADYLSRCTKTATTITLENLVEVPGDREPDVEFGSKEPKELTVSGIPIPDWTDEQLDLLSAFDD; this is encoded by the exons ATGGAAGATGAACAGTGGGAAGCTCTAGACGTAGACGACTCCGAAGTTCCCTTTCTCAGACCTTGCAAGCGCCAAAGCCTCTCTGTTCTCTCTCACCCCAACCCCTCTTCTTCTCCGGCGCCGTTCCTCATTCCTGGCCCCGCCGGAGCCGTACAATCCGCCATGCAACGGAAAGCTCGAGGGGACGGTTTATTCTACGGTGCCGCACGCGATGAGGATTCTATCCCCACTCAGGAGTATATTAAGAGGGTTCTTGAAAATGGCGATGTTCGTGATGACGATGATTTCAGGGCTAATCCATGGCTTTCCGCTTTGGATTTTCTGCGAACAAATG gTATGGTGGATGATAATTGTACAATTCCTGGAACGCCTTTGAGTTCTATCAAGAATGGGTTTCATAATGACAGAGTAGCTCGG GTTGTTGCTATAGTCAAGTCATGTACTCCAAATGGTCTTGGTGGTTTGATGGTAACTCTTAAG GATCCTACAGGTACAATAGGAGCTAGCATCCACCGCAAAGTTCTTTCGGAAGGAGAGTTTGGGAAGAACATATCCATTGGTACCGTTTTGATTCTCCAAAAG GTAGCTGTGTTCGCTCCTTTACGCTCTGCATTCTATCTCAACATTACCTTGAATAATGTGATCAAG GTCATTTCAAAGGATAGTGGCCCTCCCATTGAACAGAATTATGCTCCGTCATTGAGATATGCTGCAGAAAATTCAG AGAGCAATGAAACATCACATATAGCTGAACCAGTGATTTCACAGAAGAGAACTAAAGGAATTATGAATAATCTGATGAAAAACTTTGAGATAAGAGGAAGTCTGAATAAGAGCAGAGTAGTAGATCTTCCAGAGAACAGCAGCTTTAGCAATGAAGGCTGCAGAGACTCAACTGGTAGTGCCGAGAAAGAATCGTTATTCATGGGACGAGTCGTGGCTAATGGAAGCACAAACACTACGGTTTTAGGCAGTACACTTTCTAACGACGAAGTGATGGTGACAGATGAACAGCCTAGCGACTGCGAACCATCTGAAGCAGACTATTTATCGCGCTGCACCAAAACCGCAACCACAATTACTTTAGAAAACTTGGTTGAAGTCCCTGGTGACAGAGAACCTGATGTGGAATTTGGTAGTAAAGAACCAAAAGAGCTGACGGTTTCAGGAATCCCAATCCCAGATTGGACAGATGAGCAGCTGGATTTGCTTTCCGCATTTGATGATTGA
- the LOC133831670 gene encoding translocon at the outer membrane of chloroplasts 64: MASQSSNLWVLLGLGLAGVLYMTRKFKKVIREDFGAFIEKLQLLPPPQPAPPKAPHPLTGLTFAVSDVFDIDGQVTGFGHPDWARTHEAASGTCPVVSTLVEGGATCIGKTVVDELAYGISGENKHYGAPTNPAVPERVPGGSSSGASVAVAAKLVDFSLGIDTVGDVRVPAGFCGVLGFRPSHGAVSQMGIVPVSSRLDTVGWFAKDHTILRRVGHVLLQLPYAPPRNPRQVIIADDCFQLGKIPADRIVQVVIKSTEKIFGRQILKHENLGDYLSSKVPSLKVFQSKQINGQSKTSSLGSFATVMQIFQRHEFRNNHEEWINLAKPVLDPAISSIFQETPDTTGTDVENCKAIRSEMRLALNALLKDEGILVIPTIADPPPKVGGKEILSEQFQSRAFSLLSIASISGCCQVTVPLGFHEKSPVSVSFIARHGGDRFLLDTVHSLYVSLQEQTEIASKSKASRNVSVSREQSAEMAKEKGNQAYKEKQFQKAIGFYNEAIKLCGDSATYYSNRAAAHLEVGSFLQAEADCTKAIELDKKNIKSYLRRGTAREMLGFYKEAIEDFRYALVLEPTNKRASLSADRLSKVFQ; the protein is encoded by the exons ATGGCTTCTCAGTCATCCAATTTATGGGTTTTGCTGGGTTTGGGTTTGGCTGGAGTTCTCTATATGACCAGAAAATTCAAGAAAGTTATTAGAGAAGATTTTGGAGCTTTTATCGAAAAGCTTCAACTGCTCCCTCCTCCTCAGCCTGCTCCTCCCAAAGCTCCTCATCCTCTTACTGGTCTCACCTTTGCGGTTTCCGACGT ATTCGACATCGATGGACAAGTGACTGGGTTTGGTCATCCAGACTGGGCGAGGACACATGAAGCAGCTTCTGGAACATGCCCTGTGGTTTCTACTCTTGTTGAAGGAGGAGCCACTTGCATTGGTAAAACTGTTGTGGATGAATTAGCCTATGG TATAAGTGGGGAGAATAAGCATTATGGTGCCCCCACAAATCCCGCTGTGCCTGAAAGAGTACCAGGTGGATCTTCTAGTGGAGCTTCTGTTGCTGTAGCTGCTAAACTTGTTGATTTTTCTTtgg GTATTGATACTGTTGGGGATGTCAGAGTACCTGCTggattttgtggtgttttagGATTCCGACCCTCCCATGGAGCTGTTTCTCAGATGGGAATTGTACCTGTCTCATCGAGACTTGATACTGTTG GATGGTTTGCCAAGGATCATACTATTCTTCGACGTGTTGGGCATGTGTTGTTGCAACTTCCTTATGCGCCTCCACGCAATCCTAGACAAGTAATTATAGCTGATGATTGCTTTCAACTAGGAAAGATTCCCGCTGATAGGATTGTTCAAGTTGTTATTAAATCCACGGAGAAGATTTTTGGAA GACAAATATTAAAGCATGAAAATCTTGGAGACTATTTAAGTTCGAAAGTACCAAGCTTGAAAGTGTTCCAAAGCAAACAAATAAATGGGCAATCAAAAACTTCATCACTTGGGTCCTTTGCAACTGTCATGCAGATTTTTCAAAG ACACGAGTTTAGAAATAATCACGAGGAGTGGATCAACTTGGCAAAGCCTGTTTTGGATCCTGCTATCTCATCAATTTTTCAGGAAACACCTGATACAACTGGTACTGATGTTGAAAATTGTAAAGCAATTAGGAGCGAGATGCGTTTAGCTCTCAACGCTTTATTGAAG GACGAAGGAATTCTTGTGATACCAACTATTGCCGATCCTCCTCCAAAAGTAGGCGGGAAGGAGATCCTATCTGAGCAGTTCCAGAGCCGTGCATTTAGTCTACTAAGCATTGCTAGCATATCAGGCTGTTGTCAG GTTACAGTTCCACTTGGGTTTCATGAGAAGTCACCTGTTTCGGTATCCTTTATAGCCCGGCACGGTGGTGATCGATTTTTGCTAGATACAGTGCATTCCTTGTATGTGTCTCTTCAAGAGCAGACTGAAATTGCTTCCAAATCCAAAGCTTCCAGAAATGTTTCTGTCAGCAGGGAACAATCTGCTGAGATGGCAAAGGAAAAG GGAAATCAAGCTTACAAAGAGAAACAATTCCAGAAGGCCATCGGATTTTACAATGAAGCTATCAAACTTTGTGGCGATAGTGCAACATATTACAGCAACAGGGCTGCCGCACACCTGGAAGTCGGAAG TTTTCTTCAAGCCGAAGCAGATTGTACCAAAGCTATTGAACTTGATAAAAAG AATATTAAATCGTACTTGCGAAGAGGTACAGCGAGAGAGATGCTTGGCTTTTATAAGGAGGCAATTGAAG ACTTCAGATATGCACTTGTTCTGGAGCCAACAAACAAAAGAGCATCTCTTTCTGCAGATAGATTAAGCAAGGTGTTTCAGTAA